The following DNA comes from Allobranchiibius huperziae.
GGCATCGGCTCGGCCAGCCAGCTCCTGCCCGGCGGGGGTGTCGTCGCGGCACTGGTGGTGGCCAACGCGTTCGGCTCCGCCGTCGACCAGGCCACCGGGGAGCTGTACGCCGCTCGCTTCGGTCTGCCCGGTGAGTTCGACGGGCTGGATCCCCACCCCGCACCGAGCGACGCCGAGTCCGGCAACGCGCCCAGATGGCCCGGTGCGGACGACGTCCGCCCCGGGAGGGCCACCACCCTCGTCGTCATCGCGACCGACCTCTCGCTGACCAAGGCCCAGTGCCAGAAGACCGCCGGCATCGGACACGACGGCCTGGCCCGAGCGGTTCGTCCGGTGCACACGATGCTCGACGGCGACTCGATCTTCGCGCTCGCGACCGGTCAGCGCGCGGCGCCCGACGCGGTGGCGTACCACCAGCTGCTGGAGGGGGCTGCCGACTGCGTGACGCGGGCGGTCGGCCACGCAGTGCTGGCCGCGGACACCACGGCCGGCATGCGGTCCTATCGCGATGTGCACTGCGCTGCGACCCAGGAGGATGCGCGAGGATGACGGGGTGACATCGCCGTTCGTGCAGGTGCAGACGACGGTCGCCGATCAGACCGAGGCGACCCTGATCGCCGATGCCGTGGTCGGAGAGCGACTCGCCGCGTGCGTGCAGCAGATCCCGGGCGTCGGCTCCACCTACCTGTGGGACGGGCGGGTGCGGCACGCGACCGAGGTGCTGCTCATCATGAAGACCACCGCTGCGGCGTTCGAGACGCTGGCGGCGCGGGTGCGCGCGCTGCACTCCTACGACGTCCCGCAGATCGTGGCCCTGCCGCTGGAGAAGGTCGACCCGGACTACGCCGAGTGGTTGCGCGCCGCGGTCGACGACCGCCCGACGTCGCACCTGGAGATCGAGCGCAAGTTCTCCTTGGCGAAC
Coding sequences within:
- a CDS encoding P1 family peptidase, with translation MTLMPGPTNSIGDVAGVRVGHHQRVGDGWLTGTTCVLAPPGGATGGVDVRGGAPGTRETDLLDPRNVIEQVHAVVLSGGSAFGLAAATGVMDALAEDGVGFRIGEPDQVVPIVPAAVVFDLLRGGDYRARPDARFGRAAYADALAGRATTLSGCVGAGTGARIGGLKGGIGSASQLLPGGGVVAALVVANAFGSAVDQATGELYAARFGLPGEFDGLDPHPAPSDAESGNAPRWPGADDVRPGRATTLVVIATDLSLTKAQCQKTAGIGHDGLARAVRPVHTMLDGDSIFALATGQRAAPDAVAYHQLLEGAADCVTRAVGHAVLAADTTAGMRSYRDVHCAATQEDARG